The genome window GTGGCGAGCTCCTCGGCGTGCTGGGCGTCACCACCCGCCCGGGCGGGGCGACGCCGCCGATGCACCTGCACGGTCTCGGCGTCGTGCCCGCTGCGCGGGGGCGGGGTCTGGGGGCCGCGATCACCGCGACGGCCGCGCGACGCGCCCTGCAGGCCGGTGCGCCGTGGGTCTCGCTGGGCATGTACGCGGACAACGTGCACGCCCGCCGGGTCTACGACGCCCTGGGGTTCCGGGTGGACGTCGAGAACGCGGGCTACGGACCACCGGGGGCCACCCACCCGTGACCCTGCCGCCGGCGGGACGCCCTCTCACGAGGTCGCCCGCTCGCCGCGCGGTCCGCGCGCGCCTTGGCTAGCGTCGGCGTGTCGGACCACAGGAGGGCGGACGATGACGCTGCAGGACAAGGTCGCGCTGGTCACGGGCGCGGGATCAGGCATCGGGCGGGCCACGGCGGTGCGCCTCGCGCAGGACGGGGCGACGGTCGTCGCGCTGGGGCACAGCCAGGACAGCGCGGACGACGTCGCCGAGGAGATCCGCGGCAACGGTGGCACGGTGCTCGCGGTCGCGGCGGACGTCGGTGACGCCGCCGCGGTGCGCGACGTCTACGCGCGGGTCGAGCGCGAGCTCGGACGACTGGACGTGGTCGTCGCGAACGCGGGCGTCAACGGCGTGTGGGCGCCGCTCGACCAGCTCGAGCCGGAGGAGTGGACCTCGACGCTCACCACCAACCTCACGGGCACGTTCCTCACCGTGCGTTACGCGGTCCCGCTCCTCGTCCGGCAGGGCGGTGCGGTCGTCGTCGTCTCGTCCATGAACGGCACCCGGACGTTCACGACGGCGGGCGCGTCGGCGTACTCGACGAGCAAGGCCGGGCAGGTCGCGTTTGCGCGGATGGCGGCGGTCGAGCTCGGCCCGCGCGGGGTGCGGGTCAACTCCGTGTGCCCCGGTGCGATCGAGACGAACATCCTGGACAGCACCGAGCAGCGGGACACCGAGGGCATCGGTGTGCCCGCCGAGTACCCGCAGGGCCAGATCCCGCTCACGGGTGAGGAGTCCGGGTCGTCGCGCCAGGTCGCGGACGTCATCGCCTTCCTGGTCTCCGACGCCGCGAGCCACGTCACCGGCACCGAGGTGTTCGTCGACGGCGGCCAGTCGCTGATCATCTGACGGCGCGCCGCCGCGCGCGGGTCACTGCAGGCGGGCGAGCCGCGCGCGGTCGGTCGCGTCGACCAGGAGGCCTTCGGCCTCACGGACCCACCGCTGTCCCGTCGCGCGCCGCTGCTCGCGGGTGGCGAACCGGTAGCGGTACAGGCGGGCGCGGACCCAGCGCGGCGGCGCGCCGTCGAACGGGTCGTGCGCGAGCAGGCGCAGCGTCGGACCGTCGGCGTCGAGCAGGCGGCCGAGGAACGGCACGAACCAGCGCAGCTGCGACGACGAGCCCAGCGCGAGGAACCACATCCCCCAGTCGAGGCGCAGGTGGTACGGCGCGTACTGGCGGGGGAGGCGACGCACGTCCGTCGGCTTGCCGCGGAACTCGTACTCGAGCCACGTCGCGGCCCCGGGGTCCGCATCGCGCGTGCCCTCCACGACCACCTCGGTGCGCCGCCGCGTGACGGAGCCGAAGGCCCCGTAGGCGTTGACGAGGTGCAGCGCGTTGAACGACGCGTTCATCGCCTGGTGGCGCGAGAGCAGGTTGCGCAGCGGGTGACGGCTCAGCCACACGCACAGCGCCGCCACCGCGAGCACGACGACCACGTACCAGGCCGGCGGGTCGCCGACAGGTGCGACCGGGCCGAGGTCGACGCCGACGAGCCCGAGCGCCCACCGCCACGACGCGTCGTCGATCGCGGAGCACGCCAGCACGATCGTGAGCCAGTTGAGCCACGCGAAGTTGCCCGACAGCACGAGCCACAGCTGGGTGGCGATCATGATCGCGGCGGCCGTGGACGCGACCGGCCCCGGCACCAGGAGCCCGAACGGCACCACCAGCTGCGTCACGTGGTTCGCCAGCACCTCGACCCGGTGCAGCGGGCGCGGCAGCAGGTGGAAGAGGCGGCTCAGCGGCCCGGGCATCGGCTGCGTCTCGTGGTGGTAGTACAGCGCGGTCAGGTCCCGCCACGCCCGGTCGCCGCGCATCTTGATGAGCCCCGCCCCCAGCTCCAGGCGCAGCACGAGCCACCACAGCAGCACCAGGACGGGCAGGGGCGGCGGTACGTCGTCGGACCCCAGGAACGCCGCGAGGAACCCCGCCTCGAGCAGCAGCGACTCCCACCCGAACCCGTAGAACACCTGCCCGACGTTGACGACCGACAGGTACAGCACCCACAGGACGGCGAACGCGAGCAGCGGCAGCCACGGCGGACCCTGCTGCGGCAGCCCGACGACGAGGGTCAGCGCGACGACGACACCCACCCACCCGACGAGCACCACGAGCCGGTCGCTGTACCAGCGGTGGAACAGGCTCGGGCTCGCCCGGAAGGGGACCCGCGCGGTGAACGCGCGCACGGGGAGCAGCCCTCGCTCGCCCAGCAACGGGCGGAACTGCTGGAGCACCGCGACGAACGCGACGACGTGGACGGCCGCGACGCCCCGCTGCACGAGCGCACGCGCAAGCGTGTACCCGTCCGCGTCGAACCACTCCATCCCGACCACCCCCGGCCTCGCCCCCGGGTCCAGGCTCGTGCAGGACGGCGCGGCCTGCCCGGCGACCGTCCCGGCGCGTCAGGTGGCCCGACGCGCCAGGGCGTCCACGGCCGCCACCGCGAGCACGCCCGCGAGGTACGCGAGCAGGTCCGCCGGCACGAACGTCGACCCCAGGGCGTAGGCGGCGGGCGGCCATGCCGCGACGACGGCCCCGGGGACGGGCGTGAGCTGGGCGAGCTCCACGGCGACGCACACCCCGAGCGCCACCGCCGCCGCACCGGTGACGCGCGCCGCCGGGACGGCGAGCAGGACCAGCAGCTGCACGAGCGCGGCGTACAGCGCACCCCCCGCGAGATCGGCGGCGAGACCGTCGCCGCGCGACACGGCGAGCCCCGCGACCAGCACCGCGAGGGCCGCGACCCCGAGCAGCGCCCGCCGCCGCGGCCGCCGGACCTCCGGCGTCGGGGCGTCGGACGCGGGCGACGGGTGCACCGGGGGACCGTACCCGGGTGCCGTCAGTGGAGGATCGCGAAGCGCCGGTACAGCCGGCGCAGCGGGCCGGGAGCCCACCAGTTGGCCCGGTCCAGGATCGTCATCGTCGCCGGGACGAGGAAGAGGCGCACCACGGTCGCGTCGATCAGCACGGCGAACGCGAGCGCGAAGCCGACCTGCTTGATGACGACCAGGTCACCCACGACGAAGCCGGCGAACACGACGATGATGATCGCCGCGGCGGACGTGATGATCCGCCCGGAGCGCTGCAGCCCCAGCCGGACCGCCTCGTCCGTGGGCAGGCCCTCGTCGTGCAGCTCCTTGACTCGCGAGAGCAGGAAGACCTCGTAGTCCATCGCCAGCCCGAACGCGAACGCGATGACCAGCGCCAGCACGTACGTCTCGATCCCGCCGGTCGACGTGAACCCCAGCAGCCCCTCGAGATGGCCGTCCTGGAACACCCAGACCAGCACGCCGAGCGAGGCCACGATGGACAGCGCGTTCGTGATCAGAGCCTTCACCGGGATCACGACGGACCCCGTCATGAGGAACAGCAGGAGCAGCGTGGCGACGCCCACGATCCCGAGCGCGATCGGCGCACGCGCCAGCAGCGCGTCCGTGAAGTCGATCTGCGAGGCGGCCTGACCCACGACCCACCGCTCGAACGGCACGTCGAGCCCGCGCACCTCCCGCACGACGTCGGCGGCCACCGGACCGCCCGGGTCGTCCGTGTCGGCCCGCACCCCGAGGACGACGTACGCCCCCACGGGAGTCGGCGGGTCGACGCCGACGACACCCGGCAGCTGCGCGATCTCCTCGGCCCACGCGGTCGCCTCCGGGAGGGACGCGGCCGTGAGGACCGTGACGGCCGGGGACGACGCCGCGGGGTAGTTCTCCTCGAGGTCGGCGACGTACGCGCGCTGGGTCGTGCCGGCCGGGAGCAGCTCGAGGCCGCTGATCCGCAGCTCCATCCGCAGCGCCGGCGCCGCCAGCAGCGCCAGCAGGGCCACGCACCCGAGCATCACCCACCACGGGTGTCGCTGCACGCGCCCGGCGAGGTGCGAGAACGCACCCTCGTCGTGCCGCACGTCCGACGCGCGGCGCAGACCCGGCACCCGGGCCAGCAGGCCCGGCTTCGCCAGGCGGCGGCCCGTCATCGTGAGCAGCGCCGGGACGAGCGTGACCGCCGTCGCGACGGCCACCAGCACGACGGCCACCCCGCCCGCCCCCACGGCGCGCAGGATGTCCGGGCGGAACACCAGCAGGCCGGCGATCGAGACGGCCACCGTCACGGCGGAGAACACCACGGTGCGGCCCGCGGTCGCCATGGTGCGCTCGACCGCCGCGACGACCGCGCCGTCACCACGGCGCCGCCGGCTGCCCGCGCCGTCGTCGGTCCCGACGCTGCGGTGCAGCTCCTCGCGGAACCGCGAGACGATCAGCAGGCCGTAGTCGATCGACAGACCCAGCCCGAGCACCGTGACGACGTTGACCACCGACGCGTCGACGTCCATCACGTACGTCAGGGCGAGCAGGGCGCCCAGCCCGCCCGCGATCGAGGCGAGCGCACCCGCCATCGGCATCGCCGCGGCGAGGAAGCCCCCGAACACCACCACCATGATGAGCAGCGCGATCGGCAGCGCCACGACCTCACCCGTGCGCAGGTCGTCCTCGACCTGCTGCGTGATCTCGTCGACGATGAGGTGCTCGGCGCCCACCACCCCGTCCACGTCGGGCGCCACGGCCGCGAGCTCGCCCGGCACCTCGAGCAGCCGCTGCTCCACCGCGTCGAGCGCGGCCCCCTGGGCGTCGTCGGACAGGTCCGGCGCCAGCTCGACGACCACGAGGAACCCCTCGCCGTCACGGGCGAGCAGCGGCGCGGACGCCGGGTTCTCGACGCCGCCCGGCAGCACGAGGGGGTCGATGACGGACGCCACGCCCTCGATCGCGGACAGCTCCGCGCGTACGGGCTCGAGCGCCGGCCCCAGCTCAGGGTCCGCCGGGTCCAGCCCCGACAGCACGAGGTTGACGCTCGGCCCCGTCGTCCGCTCGGCGGCGAGGATCTCCTGACCGCGCGTCGACTCGGTGCCCGGCACCCCCGGCGACCCGGTCGCCACCCGGTCGAACAGGTTCTCGCCGTGCAGCCCCTGCACCGCCAGGACGTAGCCGAGGACCGTGAGGACCAGCCACACGACGACCGTGGACCGCGGGTGGTGGGCGACGGTGCGACCCAGGCGTGCGAACACGCGGGTCATGCTCGCAGGTCCCGGGGGCCCGGCGCACGTCACGGCGGCGCCCGGGTGGTCGCGCGCGCCCGTGACCGCAGGACCGACCCGTCGCAGGCGGCCCGTAGGCTCGCAGGCATGGACCTGTTCGACGCGGTCTCCTCGACCGCGCACGGGCTGCCGGCCCCCGCCGCCGGAGCCCCGCTCGCGGTGCGCATGCGCCCGCGCACCCTCGACGAGGTCGCCGGGCAGGGGCACCTGCTGGTGCCCGGCTCCCCCCTGCGCCGCCTCGTCGAGCCCGCCGAGGAAGGCGCGCGCCGTGCCGTGCCGTCCTCCGTCGTCCTGTGGGGCCCGCCCGGCACGGGCAAGACGACGCTCGCCTACCTGGTCGCCAGCACGTCGGGACGCCGGTTCGTCGAGCTCTCGGCCGTCACCGCCGGCGTCAAGGACGTGCGCGCCGTCGTCGACGACGCGCGCCGCCGGCTCGCGGCCGACGGGTCCGAGACCGTCCTGTTCATCGACGAGGTGCACCGCTTCACCAAGGCCCAGCAGGACGCCCTGCTGCCGAGCGTCGAGAACCGCTGGGTCACGCTCGTGGCCGCCACCACCGAGAACCCCTCGTTCTCCGTCAACTCGCCCCTCCTGTCGCGGTCCCTGCTGCTGACCCTGCAGCCGCTGTCCACCGACGACGTGCGCGTCCTCGTCGAGCGTGCGGTGCGCGACGAGCGCGGCCTCGCCGGCTCGGTCACGCTCGACGACGACGCCCTCG of Cellulomonas dongxiuzhuiae contains these proteins:
- a CDS encoding lipase maturation factor family protein, yielding MEWFDADGYTLARALVQRGVAAVHVVAFVAVLQQFRPLLGERGLLPVRAFTARVPFRASPSLFHRWYSDRLVVLVGWVGVVVALTLVVGLPQQGPPWLPLLAFAVLWVLYLSVVNVGQVFYGFGWESLLLEAGFLAAFLGSDDVPPPLPVLVLLWWLVLRLELGAGLIKMRGDRAWRDLTALYYHHETQPMPGPLSRLFHLLPRPLHRVEVLANHVTQLVVPFGLLVPGPVASTAAAIMIATQLWLVLSGNFAWLNWLTIVLACSAIDDASWRWALGLVGVDLGPVAPVGDPPAWYVVVVLAVAALCVWLSRHPLRNLLSRHQAMNASFNALHLVNAYGAFGSVTRRRTEVVVEGTRDADPGAATWLEYEFRGKPTDVRRLPRQYAPYHLRLDWGMWFLALGSSSQLRWFVPFLGRLLDADGPTLRLLAHDPFDGAPPRWVRARLYRYRFATREQRRATGQRWVREAEGLLVDATDRARLARLQ
- a CDS encoding MMPL family transporter — protein: MTRVFARLGRTVAHHPRSTVVVWLVLTVLGYVLAVQGLHGENLFDRVATGSPGVPGTESTRGQEILAAERTTGPSVNLVLSGLDPADPELGPALEPVRAELSAIEGVASVIDPLVLPGGVENPASAPLLARDGEGFLVVVELAPDLSDDAQGAALDAVEQRLLEVPGELAAVAPDVDGVVGAEHLIVDEITQQVEDDLRTGEVVALPIALLIMVVVFGGFLAAAMPMAGALASIAGGLGALLALTYVMDVDASVVNVVTVLGLGLSIDYGLLIVSRFREELHRSVGTDDGAGSRRRRGDGAVVAAVERTMATAGRTVVFSAVTVAVSIAGLLVFRPDILRAVGAGGVAVVLVAVATAVTLVPALLTMTGRRLAKPGLLARVPGLRRASDVRHDEGAFSHLAGRVQRHPWWVMLGCVALLALLAAPALRMELRISGLELLPAGTTQRAYVADLEENYPAASSPAVTVLTAASLPEATAWAEEIAQLPGVVGVDPPTPVGAYVVLGVRADTDDPGGPVAADVVREVRGLDVPFERWVVGQAASQIDFTDALLARAPIALGIVGVATLLLLFLMTGSVVIPVKALITNALSIVASLGVLVWVFQDGHLEGLLGFTSTGGIETYVLALVIAFAFGLAMDYEVFLLSRVKELHDEGLPTDEAVRLGLQRSGRIITSAAAIIIVVFAGFVVGDLVVIKQVGFALAFAVLIDATVVRLFLVPATMTILDRANWWAPGPLRRLYRRFAILH
- a CDS encoding SDR family oxidoreductase, whose translation is MTLQDKVALVTGAGSGIGRATAVRLAQDGATVVALGHSQDSADDVAEEIRGNGGTVLAVAADVGDAAAVRDVYARVERELGRLDVVVANAGVNGVWAPLDQLEPEEWTSTLTTNLTGTFLTVRYAVPLLVRQGGAVVVVSSMNGTRTFTTAGASAYSTSKAGQVAFARMAAVELGPRGVRVNSVCPGAIETNILDSTEQRDTEGIGVPAEYPQGQIPLTGEESGSSRQVADVIAFLVSDAASHVTGTEVFVDGGQSLII
- a CDS encoding DUF2809 domain-containing protein — its product is MHPSPASDAPTPEVRRPRRRALLGVAALAVLVAGLAVSRGDGLAADLAGGALYAALVQLLVLLAVPAARVTGAAAVALGVCVAVELAQLTPVPGAVVAAWPPAAYALGSTFVPADLLAYLAGVLAVAAVDALARRAT